GCAGTGGTAAGTGACATTCTGAATTTGTGAGATGTGTGCAGTGTTTTGAGCTGGTATTTGGGAGCAGGACTAATGCTTTAGCACATGGAGCTTCTTTGTACTCATGACAGAAGCAGCAGGGAGTGCTAAAATGTGAGTTTCTCATCTGCACCTGCTTTTTTTGTGGAGCTTGTGGTTGCACAGAGGGCACCACTCCTTGCAGGGGGAGAAGGGGGTCCTGGGCAAGCCCTCAGCGCTGGcgcagcagctgggcacagctgggggtgTGGTGGGTTCTCAAAGGTGCTCCAGAACTGCTCATCTCTCTCACtgtctcccagctccctgtcaGGCTTGGCCAGGAACCATGAGGCTCTGGATCTGCATCGCGTTGCTCTGCACCGTTCTGTGTGCAAGTGCTGAGAGACCAGCGTTTGTCCGAGGAATGATCCGACGTGGACAATTTATCCGGGATGCCGTGGGAGGTAAGCTGCTGTTACCAGGGGCCCTTCCCTCAGCAACCTCCTCCCCAAGCACAGGTTACAGCAGTCAGTGGTGCAGCCCTCAGAGCTGAGAAATCCACAGCTCCATCTCAGAGACCCTGCTGGTTTCTGGCCTTGATCAGCCCCCACAGGTGTTTtctgtgggcacagccctgtgcagagACTGATGTGGAGCAGTGCCTCACTCTGTTCCTGCTCCTTGAGCCTTTCAGCTCCTGGCTGAAATGGCACTGAACTATTTCTGCTGTGACTCTTTCAAGTCCACATCATCTCCgtttctctgctttcttcagGGGCAAAGGATATGTACAGAGCATACCGGGACATGCGTGAGGCAAATTACAAAGGAGCCGACAAGTATTTCCATGCCCGTGGGAATTATGATGCTGCCCGGAGAGGACCTGGGGGTGCTTGGGCAGCAAGAGTGATCAGGTAATGGAGCGTGCTTGGCTTGTTAACAGGGAGTTATTAGGGATCCAGGCATTCCAGTGGAGAGAGGTCCTTTTTGACTTGTACGTAGCTTTGTATCAGAAGGAtggcagaggggaagggaagtAGTTCCCATGCGGACAGCTGCTCTCTATAGAATGGTGCCACGGGAGTGTGTGCCTTTCTTCTTGTCCTCTCAAGAAGGCACATTCCTCTCTCTGCATTTCTCATAAGGAACTCCCTTTCATTGCTGGTTCATTTCCCGACGTAACAGACTAGGATTCCACTGCGGGCTCTCAAAGGCCGAGTGCGTGTGCTTGCATCTCACCTTGAGCTGCCCTGTGGAAACTGAGTTTCACGAGTGAAGGAACCAACACAAGGCTGTCGATGCAGTCTGTTCAGTTGGCAtttctccctccccacagcGACGCCCGGGAGCACTGGCAGAGCAGCGTGAGCGGCAGAGGCGCCGAGGACACCCGGGCGGACCAAGAGGCGAACGCGTGGGGCCGGAGGGGCGGGGACCCGAACCGCTACCGCCCCAAGGGGCTGCCCAGAAAATACTAGCGCTGTAACGAGCTCCTGTCACACCTCCCTTTGTACAGCCGAATAAAGAAATTTCTCTTGGAACTGTTCCCTTCGCTGCGAGCGTCCATCCTCCCGGGCGGGCGGGACTGCGGGGCGGCGGTGTCGGGGCATCACGGGGGCTGTCAAAGGGTCGCCCTTGGGACCTCGGGTGCTCTGGGAGCGGGGGGGAGGTCCTGGCGGGCGGATCCCGGCGCGATCCCGTCACGGTCTGGTTGTGATCCTGTCACCATCCCGGCGCGATCCCATCACGGTCCGGTTGTGATCCCGGCGCGGCAGCGGCCGCCGGTgggcagggggcgctgtggggCCGCGGGCGCCGCTCTggccgcgccgccgcctcgCTGCCCGCGCACGGCTGTGGGGCCACCATGGACCGCAATCCGTCGCCGCCGTGCAGCGatgcggaggaggaggagggggacgCGGTGGGGAACACGGTGTACAGCAAGCACTGGCTCTTCAGCGTCCTCACCCGCCTTATCGAGGTGCGCGGCCGCCGGGAGGGAGCGGGCGGCGGGCCCGGCGTCGGTCAGCGCCGGGTGGGTGCGACCCGACCGCTCCTGGGGCCGGGGGGGACACGCGGGGACACAGCGGGGACCCACAGGGGACAAACCCGGGGACACGATGGGAAAACAGATGGGAACCCAGCGGCtcccgggcggtgccgggggtTCAGCCGGCTCGTTTCCCCCGCCCCGCTGTGTCCCAGGTCATCGCCCCCGCGGAGCCGGATCCCGCCGCCAGCCCCGAGGGAGCGCGCACGGAGCTGGACGAGGAGATGGAGAATGACATTTGCAAGGTGTGGGACATGTCCATGGACGAGGTAGGAGCCTTGTGCGGCAGCTCGGGGCGGTGTGCCCCGAGTGTTCGGCCAGCAcggtgctggcagtgggagaAGGCAGGGAATCAGCTCTCTCCGGTGTTTTGGGCAGCGTGAGgcggcacagctgggctggggcggCACCAAACGGGCTCCGCAtggagcctgtgctgggaagggcaggggcaggacagcagctggaatTCACAGCCTGTGTCTTCAGCATGTGGGTTACGCAGGCTTATTTTCCTTTAGGAATTGTCATACATCCTGATGGTAAGCACACCTTTCTCTGGTAAACAGCCTTTCAAAGTTTAGCTGCAGACTTGCAGTGGCAATATAACACAGGTTCTTGGTGTTTTTCTCAGCATTATCAAACGCTGGAataaattttctctctctctctatatatatatatgtatatatgtattcatttaagcattattattattttattccctAACTTGTTGCTCAGATCTTTAAAATGAACATGGGATATGGGTCTTTTACTCCCGAATAGAGAACTaatcttgtttttttaatgtggtgaAATGAGGAGGAGATTCCCTCTTTTGTGTGCTCCAGTCAGGTGCTAATGGCAATCCCTTCTCACTTGCTTCTTTTTTGTATGTTATGGTAATGTCATGTCTTAAAACTGAATTCTGGTTGAGTGTCTGTTTCTGTTGAGATAGGGagcaatttgcattttcttgctAGTGTGACTTTTTGGTTCATTCTTCAGCAAATCATTGGCATGCTGAATCACCAGAGTGGCTTGCTGGCCTTCTCTTACTGAAAAACAAGGATTATTGGTATTAAGTGTTGGCAGATAACGAATTTCTTGTAGTGAGTTTGTCATCTCTTTGATCCGGTCCTTGTGCTGTGGGAACAcatttgattttgtgtttggaaaTTGCAGAGGTCCATTTACTTCTCCATTCACTTTGTCCACAGGATgttgctttatttcttcaggAGTTCAATGCCCCTGATATATTCATGGGAGTTTTTGCCAAGTCCAAATGCCCTCGCCTCACTGTAAGTATGGGCTGTCAAAAAGCTGTTCTGTATTAGTAGCAACAGTAGATAGCTCTGTACCTGCATTTACATTTATATCTCTTATCTCATTGCACATATAATGTAAAAAGGGAACcatgagaaaacacaaaatcaaatataaaatgctttttcactgttttttacATGGTTTAATCAGTAAGAATTGTGGCGATGCTGAAGCTGGTACATGTCTGCTCACACATCCTCATCTAGATACAGCAGTGAAGGACTGAGTTTACCAAACATAGTTACAAGACCTGTTACAAAACCCAGCAGTCTggcctctttttccttttgatttgtTTCACGATTACTGAACAGAAATGCTCATGAATTTGTTTAGTCAGACCTGCAAAAGTGTGGTGGTTTGACTCTGGCTAGAGGAgaggtgcccaccaaagctaCTCTGTCACTCCCCccctcagctgggcaggggaagaaaaaatacaacagaatGCTCATGGGTTAAgataagggcagggagagatcactcaccgGTTGCTGTGATTTGTCATGGACAAAACAGACTCCACTcggggaaattaatttattaccaatcaaatcagaaCAAGATAATGAGACATAAACACAAAAAGTAGTCTTGGGAATTGTTAAGACACCAATactttaatgtttttttaattttccacttGTTATGATGTCGCTGATTTCCAGCTTGTGCTACACAGTGCACTGCAGGACTCAAGACAGGATTTTCAAAGGTATTCAGTATTGATGTAAATCCTCTTTCTCAGAAGTTACCAGATGCTTTACTCCAGGAGATGAGTAGAGACAAATAGAGCTTTGAAAGTTTAATACTTTGTCTTTGGAGAGTACAACCCAAATTTGCAAGTGAGTGCAAATTGGCTGTCACAGCTATTTTCATGAAATAGTGTCTGCTGGAGTAGTTGTCTGCTGTAATTTAGCAGAAGTAATAGCATGTtaataattaagaaaacaaTCTTAGTGGAGAGAGTTGATTTCTGACTAAGTTGCTGCAAACTGATGACTCACTTTGTTTTAGCACCAGACACCTGCAGgtatttcagagctctctggccCCCTTTACACGAGTGTGTGTCCTCTTAATGGTTATCTTGGTATGAATATCCTAATGGGATGCACTGCTTTGGggtgtgttttttattttattttattttagagctCTTTAATCAGAAATGGGGCTTTGCTGGAAGCTGGTATTAAAATCCCTTTCTTTTGTGAGCAAGTGGCTATCAGTGAGGGTCACATTTACATAGTGATATTTTAGGACTCCTTTTTGCTTTAATAACAGGGCTGTCAAATTAGCTTCAAAACAGTATACAAAGAATAGGCAAGCAGAGCTGATTTCAAGATACATGTGCTTTTGTGGGACACCCTAACACCTAAATATCTGCACAGTACTTGGGTGTGTTTTAGGCTAGCCTGAtagaacagaaaaatctgtatgGAATCTGTGGGAAAATTTGTATCTTTGTCATGAAATCAGTTGGTCACACAGGCTTGGAAATCAAACTGGAAAACATCTTTGAACCTCTCTTACTTTTGTCTTATGGCTCTGGAAGTGAAATTGTGGACTTGCAGTTGTCTCATTATACTGTGTTTTGACTTTCCAGGAAATCTGTGTGGGAATATTAGGGAATATGGCCTGTTTCCAGGACATCTGCATGTCCATCAGCAAAGACGAGAACCTTGGGTAAGTGTCTGTGTGCTTTGTACATGAACAGGTACTGCTTGCCTGGACTCACAATCAGGAAATGCATGTTAGATGAGGATCTAAGCTTGCCCGCCAAGCCTCATCTTCATTCATAACTTTTGGCTGGAAAGTGctcaggaaaggaagaaaggacaCAGACCActatttttggagatttttaatCGCCAGTCAAGTTAGTTTCTAAGTTTGGTGGTCTTGAGATACTGGAAGTGCATGCACGGTTAGGAAAAGCTGGCTTAAATCTCAGAACATATTTGTATGGTTGTGCAATCAACCTTTTtataccttttttaaaaataaagatggatTTTACTAACATTTCCCCCCCTGCATTTTCTCCTTAAAGCCAAGTGTTACTGCAACGTTTGTGTGATTCAGACTCCCCAACTCTTCTGGAAACAAGCAGGTAGGACAGCTCAGAAATTAGTGCATCATTAGTGTGGTTCTGCTATGCTCTGAGGCCTGGGGAGAAAACTGACAAGTGGGCTCACTATTTTATTATCCTCTCATCCTTTCCTTTTATTGTTTCTGAATTGTTGTGGAATCACTGTGGAATTGCTGTGAGTGGATTCTCGTTTCCACTGTCATTGTTTTGGATTTGCAAATGTACAGCTAAAAGGAATGAACTGGCTTCTAATTTGTTAAATGGGGAATTCTTGCCTAGGTTGTTGTTAAcctgcctctcccagcctgaGGTGGCCAATGTCTGGGTGGAGAGGATCCGAGAAAATCCTTCTGTGTACGACTGTGTTTGCTTTATCATGTCCAGCTCTACAAATGGTGAGTTGCCAAAACAAGCTGGGAGGTAGTGGGtgtttgcaaaaggaaaataagagcTGAAGTTTACAATTTCAAAGACAAATGTTTTCAGTTAggttaatttctttaaaataaaggaaacatCATGAGTTTAAAGAACACCAAAACAAACTTGCCCTTCCTTTGCAGggttataaatataaataaaaccaggCAGAAAAGCACTCatagagaaagaagaaagctCTAGGGAGGAATCAAAATATGTTTAATTGAAGGAATTGTTATTTGCTGCAATAAAAGAAAGTACATAGTCCTCATTCAGGGATATACATACGTGATTTTTGAACCTGGAACCAAGAcctcatttaatttatttttttaaagtcagatatgggttttctatttttaaaactagCATATCTGTGGAATGTGAACTAGAGGAATGATTCAGTTACTCTGGTAGCTGAATACTATGCAGGCTTTGGGTATGCAGACAGTGCTACACAAATCTCTCTTAGCACTAATTTAGCAAAAACTGCACCAACCacctaaaaatggaaatattttgaatagCATTTATGTTTAACATCCAGCTCAGCTGTTGTCATTTGTCAAAGAATCCTAATAATACAacttttccaatttttaaatcaatttttaaaatgcaaattctcAGAAATACTGCTCCATCCAATTGAAGCAACAGATCTGTTTAAGTAAAATGCAGATTGGCAAGTGGAAGTTAAACACAAAACTATATCTTGGAACAAATCTTGAAAAGTTCTACTTCAGAAGCAGGAGTTAGCACTTTTCAGGAACATGGAGTCTCTTTGCAGAATAAAATTACTGCTTCACATGTGGCATTGACAAGGTAGGAGGTGTCAGTGGGCTTTCCAACAATCCCAGTGCATCAAACTCTTTACCTGGTCTATGCCACATAAAGGGATTAAACATAGTAACCAGTAGTGGgtcatgaagaaaattaatttatttcagtcctGAATTTACTCTGAATACTTGTATATACTACCATTTTGTGAGCTAATTTTTGCTCTTCATTTGTAGTcttgttgaaataaaaataatattctctCTTGCGCAGTTGACTTGCTGGTGAAAGTGGGTGAAGTGGTGGACAAGCTCTTTGATCTGGATGAAGAGCTGATGCTGAACTGGATCAAAAATGGCTCTTGTCGCTCTGTGGGACCATCTGTTGATGATTCCCCTGAGGAACTTCCAGACTT
This region of Catharus ustulatus isolate bCatUst1 chromosome 6, bCatUst1.pri.v2, whole genome shotgun sequence genomic DNA includes:
- the LOC116997839 gene encoding serum amyloid A protein-like isoform X1, which translates into the protein MRQSPSPLALLFCSAPCQAWPGTMRLWICIALLCTVLCASAERPAFVRGMIRRGQFIRDAVGGAKDMYRAYRDMREANYKGADKYFHARGNYDAARRGPGGAWAARVISDAREHWQSSVSGRGAEDTRADQEANAWGRRGGDPNRYRPKGLPRKY
- the LOC116997839 gene encoding serum amyloid A protein-like isoform X2: MRLWICIALLCTVLCASAERPAFVRGMIRRGQFIRDAVGGAKDMYRAYRDMREANYKGADKYFHARGNYDAARRGPGGAWAARVISDAREHWQSSVSGRGAEDTRADQEANAWGRRGGDPNRYRPKGLPRKY
- the SAAL1 gene encoding protein SAAL1; this translates as MDRNPSPPCSDAEEEEGDAVGNTVYSKHWLFSVLTRLIEVIAPAEPDPAASPEGARTELDEEMENDICKVWDMSMDEDVALFLQEFNAPDIFMGVFAKSKCPRLTEICVGILGNMACFQDICMSISKDENLGQVLLQRLCDSDSPTLLETSRLLLTCLSQPEVANVWVERIRENPSVYDCVCFIMSSSTNVDLLVKVGEVVDKLFDLDEELMLNWIKNGSCRSVGPSVDDSPEELPDFKIVPCILEAAKQVRSDNPEGLDVYMHILQLLTTVDEGIQAIVQAPDGGKETWSLLYDLVCQELCQPDDPPIIVQEQKTVLASILSVLSAMFASQTEQEYTRMRKNMPLIGSLIRILQYMEGCGKRAVENSKESEQEQTGRTDVNEEDFHLKILKDICCELLSNMLQELTKENTLEGLHQGHLNEETCSCAFQNLLPLYFASVESFLEVLREADQTLADNLEKRFPSLKVHT